A window of Nicotiana sylvestris chromosome 8, ASM39365v2, whole genome shotgun sequence genomic DNA:
AGAAACCAAAGAAATTGGAGGAGATTGTGTGTGCTGATTTTAATTGCAATTGTGTTGAAGTTGATTGTGTTAGGTAGTTCTAAAGATTGTTATATAATGTAAGAAAATGAATGAAGTATTTTGGTAGATTTTGTATCCCTTtgttagaaatgaatgaaatcttttggcaattgttaatgttgttttgTTTGAGTTTGTTGTTGTGTGAGTTGAATGATTTTTTTTGACAATAGTTAATGTTGTTTCATTTGACTTTGTTGCTGTGTGAGCTAATAGTGCAGTTAAAACACACCTCAAATTGTGATTGATAAAATACTGAAACACAGTCAAATAGTGGCTGATATACAGCTCAAATGCTAAAATTTTCCAGAAATAATAGCATACAAAAATGACAGCACAAATGCTTAACAACATACCAAAATAACAGCATTCATACAACACTAAAGACACATCTGCCCAGAAAttatcaaacaacactaaaaataTATTTCATCATTGAGTAAAGGTGTTCATTATAGTCACCTAATAGCAGCAGCCTGCCTTAACAAAAATATACGCTGCCCAGTTTTACAGCATACCAAAATAACAACAGGCTGccttaacaaaataacaacaCTAACAGCAAACCTAAATAGCAGTTCCAAATTAACCTAACAGCAGTTCCAAAATAAATTACAGTTCCAAAGGGAAATTACAGTAGTTCCAAAATAAATTAACAGTGAAAATAACAGAATTCAATGGTTGTTCTGGGATGGCTGGGATGATGAACTTGCTTGACATAAATTGGATTGAGATGAGGCAGTTCTGAAACGAGTTGCAGCAGTTCTTTCAAGTTGTCTTCTAGTAATGGCTGGTCTACCATTCCATTTTACACCACTTCTTGGCTTGTATGCACACTCCAGAATATTTTCCGAGGACCTCTTTTCACTACCATGAGAGACCACTCTTGGCTTACCTCCACAGACTGCCAAAAACAGAAAATATTCAGTAAAGTTGTTAAAGCAAAAAAGATATAAAATTAACTTTGAACTACTTACTGAAAAACTTGTGAACCCACTGCTTGATTGAAATAGTCCAAACCCAGAACTTCCCCTACCACTACCAGTTCCTCTTCCTCTACTAGCAGCAGTTCCTCTTCCTCTACCAGCAGCAGCAGGGGTAGAAGTAGTTGGAGTTCCTGTTCCTCTTGCTCtgcctcttcctcttcctccacATCTTTGGATATATGAAGCATTTGCTGGAGTAGAATCTGCAGGCCTTGCTTTCTTAGGGCAGCTCCTCTTGTTGTGTCCATATCCACCACAGTTTGAATATGTCATCTCCATACCCCTTCTTGAAAGCTTTCCAGAAGTAGGATGTTcagtttcttctcttcttctttggtcTGCCAGGCATCTTTTTAATTGTTGGGGGTTCAATTGGTGGATTGGTAGATGTTGGCCACATCTGCATGTTTGACACAGGCTGGATGAATGTTGAATATGCCTTCAGATAGGTGGATTTGTTGTACCTGTGAGATATGTAGTTAATTGGGTCAAGGTTCTTGAAATGCATAGCAGCAATGACATGAGAACTAGGGATACCCTTCAGCATCCATGACCTGCATGTACAAGTTTGAGCTTGCATATTCACACAATGCTTCAGCACCACTCTTAATGAGGTATCCTCAACCTCATAGCCATATTCACCATtccaatttagcttaaaaataccaaatgcaattaaaaaatgcataaaaaatatattatctatattttggcataaatataggaattaaatgactaaatcctcataacaataatttaggaaataattattggggattttatgaataaaaaggaaggaaataaatcaatttaaatccttaaaattatggaaaaaattataaaatccttgtgcatgcttatatatgcatgtatatgctattttgaaggtatttatgcatatttaaaatatatagaaaaaaattgggtatcaacaacttgtatattgtgggatcgttacTACATGTTAGTTTTCCCTTTCGTTGAACTGTTCCCTTTATGCCTTTCATTTCCttactgtggttattccttgtgaactgGTTATATCGTTTCCTTATGATTTAAAGTTTTGAAGTGGATTCACTCGTTCTATTTTGTATTACTGTCATTGTTGTGTTGTGTTGGTGGTGTTGGTGCACGAGGTCTCTGTCGTGCGGTTGTTGTTGtggggttgcacgaggtttctattGTGCTAttgcacctcgccctgctcctcaatgataGGATCCCCCGCAGGATCTGCCGGTGGTGCTACTGGAACAGCTCTGGGACGCCctcgggccggtgccctcccctggcctctgcctcggcctctagcaatgggggagcagctcctcctgGGTCTGGAACATCTGCAGTgcacgtcctcaccatctgtgagagaatagaagaagaaaatttagtataccaaccataGCACAATAGGAAacgaataaagagtagtttcctaacaccctatagcatctcgaagataaatacaaacgtctccgtaccaatccgcaagactctattaggtttgcccatgacttgtgagacctacatgaACCTAGTGCTCATACCATTTTGTCACGACTCAATTtcattataggtcatgatggcacccaacaccgttatcaggcaagccaacctgAAGATATTAGTGAGTTCTCATTTATTTTTACCAATACAATTCCAGCCTTTtcttaacttagatttaaaacaagtgataattagCAACTCATAATAATagatatacaacccaaaagaatagtctaccaatgtgtgtgccaggaactagtgtcacaagtactagGGCGACTAGTAGAATGTGCAAAATATCACTATCCTACTGCCTGAAACAGGATAGACAGTAcataataataacaaaagaagagaactatAGTATGCTACTGAACGGCTTAGAAGGGGGCAGCTCACCGTGAGATCTTGATCAGGAATTAGGAACGTGCGCCGGAGGGGTAACTAGATgcacctacctcagatcctgtacaattaagtacagaagcgtagtatgagtacataaacaacatgtacccagcaagtatccagtctaacctcgaagaagtagtgatgaggggtcgacttgacacttactaaggtcaatatcaataatatttaAAGATTACACTTAGTATGGATAACATGGATATAATGACAAAACTCAGAATTTAAGGAGAACAATATATCAGTTTCAGTCATGTCTTATAATAGTAGCACTCCAAGGAATTTAACAGAGTAAGTCATGGATAAAatttcacataaatatcatgcacacattatgccgaggtcgtacggcccggtccaacataaaagaaattgtgcactgccagagggtcgaatggcgcgaaccacaaatgcatctatttctaccgaggcgatcagcccgatccacaaatatcaattattatCAAGAAGGCACATAAAGGGGCATTCAtagtcaaataaattcatacaagttctCAAGTAAGTGCATACGTTCGTTTATATTTATTTTCAATCCCTAACATGTCCTATGTGATTTCATTAGTATGTAAGAATATAAGCATTTGCAAGTATGGCATGATACGAGTCCTAAATTACCCGAACAATTAGCATAACAGTagttacgcacggactctcgtcaccacgtACGTACGTAGTCCCCACAGACAATCACATACATCTATTAGATTCACTTAGGGGTTTATTTTCCTCTtacgaggttagaaaggagactcacctcgctccaaatcTTACTTCCAATGtcaagaacgtgctcaaaccctcaatttggagccgaacgatccaaaactaattaaacggggtaagaactagtcaatacaagctcaagagttcatattctaactattaaagtaattccCCAACCTTAAATAGAAGTTTTCTAAAATCCATCCCCggacccacgtgcccggattccaaaattatTTTAGGAAAGGTATTACTCATAACCTAagaatcaagaatatatgatttttactttattccataacaaattttgtgtttaaatcttgtttttatcaaaaccctaggttttactctaatcccatgatttttcactaatctttatgtgttaatctacccaaaacccaagtattaaactcacattaagtagaaataacttacctcacaatgctagaTTGAAATCCTCTCTTTGGAATCTCCCAAATTGCCCAAACAATGAAGGAAATATatcaaaaatgacacattcccgtattaaatgaaggcactgccttcagcgatttccgcaccTACAATTAGGAAaccacatctgcggtctcgcttctgcgaggGAACGTCCGCATCTGCGGAGTTGGGCTGGGctggctgggaccgcttctgcggtctggaGGTCGCTCCTGCAGTTCCGCTTCTGCAGAAAaggagccgcatctgcggttcctaggCTCCTCCCCCTTGGTCATACCTGCGAGGgctcgaccgcttctgcggtctcgcacctgcggctgaccaaccgcaggtgcagttatgacagataccaggagcttcagctccttccaaaaattttcaacttcactcgagcctcgtccgattgacgctcgagGCCCCGGgtccccgcccgaacataccgataagtttgaaatcataaaacggacttgctcgaaccctcggaacgcccaaaacaatgttaaatctaagaatcactccctaaaaccaattgaatcaaacttatgaacttcaagttcttcaatttacttctaatgcgacgaaacacacttatattactcggattgacaccaaattttgcgtgcaagtcttaaatggaAATATAGAACTATTCTCGGTCTCGGAACTCCGTTcggacctcgataacacaaaaACCCGCTCCAAGCCAAATTTTAAGAACTTTAAAATACttaaagaaccaactttcactattacgCGCCAAAATGCTCtggggtcatccaaaacccgatccgtacatatgtccaagtccaaaatcatcatacgaacctattggaaccgtcaaatcttgattccggagtcgtttactcaaaatattgaccgaagtcaaacttggccttttaagcaccttaaggaaccaagtgttccgatttcaacccaaacttttCCAAATctcaaaccaaccatccccgcaagtcataaatcagttaaaGCAAGTACGGACaatcttatttaggggaacgggattctagaaagcaaaacaaccGGTCGAGTCGTTATAGTATGCCCAAGACCATATACAACATCACATTTTCTCGGCAAAAGTCAGATAATACACAATACATGCATGTTGAATTAAGTTAGGAGAACATTTGATCTAGCAACAACACCATACCCATGGCAAATCCAGAGTCGAACCCTGGCATTACAACCAATACAAAAACCTCTAATCCAAAAGTTACACCGCCAGTTACTGCTTTCTTCTTCCTTATCTCTGCTACAACATTTCTTGACTCAGCGTCCAACACTTTGCATGATCGGTTTGCATATGACCCTTCAATAATATAAGAATATCTCTTCTTAGATATTCCTTGATAATAAACATGGGCAAGAACGTTGACATTACTATGTaaaatcttcatttgtttctttaCAGAGAATATAGGCTTCTTTCTTGACGATGAAGACTTGCTACTACTACTGTTGTAATTATCATCCCCAACTTCTCCTTCATAAATGAACCAATTGTTGTCTACTAGCCTTAGCTTCTgctagaaaaagaagaaaaataaattaagTTCGAGTTTATAATCTGTGCTGACGGTATAAATTTCAGGTTAGATTGATCAGTAATAAACAATATGTAACTTTTTCTATCGATCGGGTCTTCTATAATAACTTCAAAAATATGATAACAACATATTATAATACGTTAAATTACCTTCTGTGTCATTTAATTTACAGGGAAAAAAACCTTCTTATTTGCATATTAACCGTTTATCTACTAGCCTTATATTAGGTTCTGCCAACTCATGACACACGAACAAAAAAAATCAAGTATGTAGTACATATACAGCTAATATACTACTATAGTTGTAACGACGATAAAAAATCAAGCTAATCAATGTTCACTTATAGTAGTAGTATTTGTTATGCTTGTTAAAATGGTTTTAACTTATGGTAAATTTCTTGTACGTCAGCCCCGTTGAAAAAAGAGTTAAACAAACTTCATGCACCAACCAAGGGCTAATGTAGTCTTTCCGCTGCGGGTTCAATTGATCGTATAATTTTTGATACTGAGTatgaatttatatgtaaaaatattCTAGAATTTCAATAAAAATTAGATTTGAACCAATAATTTTGATTGTACAATGAGTGCAATGCTAAAATTCTTAAAAGATGAACTCTTTAAatttaaattctggatccgctTCAAGAAAGCCAACAGCCGCAAAAGAACAGAAAAGTTTCTTGTACTAATTTGATATATGTATGACAATGTCAAATAAACCAAATACTGTTTACAcagataataaaaacaaaaaaactaATGCTTAGCATATAAAGTAGTATATACTTATTTTAACTAATGAGCTTAATGTAATACTAGtactatatataaaaataattctCTATACTGAAGATGTATAAGTAATTACCTTATGGCGACATATGGTTAGGATAGGTTTTCCAGAGCCATCCATGAGAGTGATTTGACCGCGGCGGCCGGAATAATTATCAACCCTATACACTAAACTACCATCAGATCCAATTACTGTGAAACCTTTACAGCTGAAAATTAGTGATTTTCTCCAAACTGTTAAAGATATACATGATGATGAAGTTGAAGTAGTTGTAGCTAATTCCCTGCAGCTATTGTTATTCATATCTTGTTGATCTGATTCTTGATTTTGTGGATTGACTGATCTGAAACTTATTGATTTTAAAAAGAGAAGCATTTCTACTTTTGTTTGTGTTTTGGAACTTTTTTGCTAACGTAAGAGAAGATCatctttggaggaaaatgagATATTTATAGAAGcaataaaggtttttgttttttGGCTGTATATTTCTAATTATTTATCGTATTGTTTGTAAAGAGGGAGACAAATTTAAATAACACGTGCCTTTTGGGCATTGGTCGAGGCAGTATATTTTTTTTCTCTAACACAAATTCCAAAAGAGACCACCTTACATTTACCTAACGCGATGCCCCATGCATTAATTGATGACTTTCGAAGGAGTAATTCTAATGGATGGAGTGACACACTCTTTTGCAATATCAATTtcgtaatttaatttaataatataTTATACCATGTGTATTTATTATTTATCAAATTagatataattattttttaagtaATTAAATTATGTAAGTAATTTTCACGATCAGTGTATAAAACTTAACTCAAACTTTTCCACTACTTTTTGCGTATAacataaacttttttttttctcttagtAGTTTAGTGTATAATCAGACCCAGACCCTGATGAATGTTGGAAAAAGTGCCACGTGGGTGATTAAGTAATTGAATTCTGAGATTCCTTATTGTTTGTTGTTTTTCATTGTTAATTTTTTAATATTCTTTTTTGTCTCCTAAAGGTCAAGTTAGGTACTTCGGTTAGCGTTATTCATGTTGAGAAGAGACAAAAGAAAGAACCAGAAAATCTGGAATACGTTATCAAGTCTTAAGAGACACAGCGCTCTTCCTTTTTGACATTAACAAGATTATTATGTGTTCAaacttatttttattaattacaatttaatataattttttaaatttctaaAAGTTTGCACAAATTGAGCAATTCTTGAAAAAGTTAAGTagatattaatattttttattttttattttcgtgGTTACACAGGAGTTTGATGGCTAAGCTGTGCACCACATGACTATATCAAACAATTTGAGAAGAATTAGGACTCTAAAAAGGGTATTATTAAATTGCATTTAATAAATTGAGGTGTTGATATTAATGCATGTGGCAGATAAGGTAGGGGACCTTGTGAGCCCTTAAGTCAAGTTGTCTCTTACATTAATTCAGTATCAGTCACGTTATATTCCAAGAAAATATAATGTGGGACAGTATATTTATAAATGCACGGTGACTCTACGTGATAAGGCAGCACGAAAAGTTCCAAACacgttatttttatttttttatatttttcttctaaTTACATTTTACACGTGGAATGGTACTGATCTTTGGAAAATCTTCCAGAAATAGATATATGCATTTTGAGTTTAGCTGAAAATAATTAGCATCCTATTTAAAACCTTAGATTCATGATTAGAGTAACCCAATTTTTGAAAGAGTGAGACCACAGCACATTTGGTTTCTTATAGCCGGGTAGACAAAGtttttttgggccaaaagttttttttttttttttttttttgtcaaagtactttttaaaaaaaaaattaaagtgtttgaccaagcttttagaagaaaaaagtatttttggaccgaagcagaagcagtttttgtgaaacagaaaaaagtagtttctctccaaaaatacttttgaaaaaatacacttaaaaacaattttaaaaagcTTGGTTGACCACTAATTACtgtttaaaagtatttttcaaattagctaaccaaacacaaactgcttatcactaaaaatacttttttgaaaagtacttttgagtaaatattttttaaaataagctgattttttaaGTTTGGCCAAACAATATAAAGTTGCTTTTGGTTCTTTTAGAATATGACGACATATTTAACCTCTGATTAATTAAaatatgtttttgttttgttcCTTTATATAAGAATTTAGTTATATTTGAGTTAATTTAAGAACTATACAAACCTTAAATATAGAGTAACAATATGCCTTTTATATCAATTTTGACACTCTTGTAAATTAATTTGATGTGAAATATTATATTCTATGTAAGATATTTCAAAGATATTGATGTCCCTACAATAGCCCCTTTAACTTTCCGTAGCAAAGTGCATGTCTTGTTTCTGAAGCTGCAGCTTACCATTTTATTCACGTCTCTCCTTTTAACGCACAGATAGCCAATATAAAGACAAAAACTAAGTCTATTATTTTCCTTTTGAATAAGAGCCGGTAAAAAATAAGTTATGAGTTTTTTGGCCATATAACTAATTCTAGAAACACTATCAATCAATTATTTCTCAATCCAAATCTAGTTAAGATCATGAAAACATTATATATTCTCTAGAAAGAGGAACAAGAAAAAGGAAACATTTCCACCTTGTATTGAGACGTAGATTGAGAATTTGAAGTGTTTGTGTTATTACAACGATCTAAGGTTAATATACAAATAATTGAGTACGTTCACAAtcaaatatttatagatatttaatgAATATTTTAATACACATATAAAATTTGAACAAAAGCTATTGAAATGACGTGAGCTTGAAACTTATAAGGTAAGTACGTCCTTGCTTGTATTTGTGAAATTTTTTGTAAGTATATGCATTAGCTGCAAATATTTAATTAAGTATGACAGtgaataaaattaaaatatttttgatCCCTTTCACACATTACAGAGGCAGTATCAGTGCTCTTGTTGCTTTGTAGGTAGCAACACCAACCAAGATTTGCCTGCTCTCCAGGGCGATGCATGTCGGTATTATTTATGCGTTCTACGTAAATACTCTACGTCCTTGAAATtatgagcccgtttggattagctgatTGTAAATAGCTAATACGCTTGAAGTACTGAAaagcatttttattataaaagattataaattaaaaaatttctTTGTAAAGAAAAGGAGGAATACAATGAATATGGAATGAAAAGAAAGTTAGAAAATTTATTtagggaaaaatattttttgaattaaaaaatattaGTAAGGATAAACTAGTAAAATTCTTGGTCAAACTAAAAGTACTTATAAGCTAAAAAACTATAAGTTGAGggtgaccaacttatgacttatGGCCGATTTTAGTTTATAAGTacttggcttataagcactttaggtaTTTGCCAAATGCGTAGATAAGACAAAATGTGTTTATAAGCcaatttgaccagcttataagcttaatCAAACACCCTCTATATTTAGTTAAGAAAATTAATAGTGAAGAAGATAAGTAGTTTTGTGAATAAAATCTTAAGACCGTTTCTTACAATTATTATGCTAAAAACACATACTATAAACTATTTTATTTTCCTTACTTTGACTCATTTCGAGTGGAAAATAATTTTGCTCGccttctttacttcctt
This region includes:
- the LOC138874560 gene encoding uncharacterized protein: MEMTYSNCGGYGHNKRSCPKKARPADSTPANASYIQRCGGRGRGRARGTGTPTTSTPAAAGRGRGTAASRGRGTGSGRGSSGFGLFQSSSGFTSFSSVEVSQEWSLMVVKRGPRKIFWSVHTSQEVV
- the LOC104229209 gene encoding protein LURP-one-related 17 isoform X2, whose product is MLLFLKSISFRSVNPQNQESDQQDMNNNSCRELATTTSTSSSCISLTVWRKSLIFSCKGFTVIGSDGSLVYRVDNYSGRRGQITLMDGSGKPILTICRHKKLRLVDNNWFIYEGEVGDDNYNSSSSKSSSSRKKPIFSVKKQMKILHSNVNVLAHVYYQGISKKRYSYIIEGSYANRSCKVLDAESRNVVAEIRKKKAVTGGVTFGLEVFVLVVMPGFDSGFAMGSEVGASSYPSGARS
- the LOC104229209 gene encoding protein LURP-one-related 17 isoform X1, with translation MLLFLKSISFRSVNPQNQESDQQDMNNNSCRELATTTSTSSSCISLTVWRKSLIFSCKGFTVIGSDGSLVYRVDNYSGRRGQITLMDGSGKPILTICRHKQKLRLVDNNWFIYEGEVGDDNYNSSSSKSSSSRKKPIFSVKKQMKILHSNVNVLAHVYYQGISKKRYSYIIEGSYANRSCKVLDAESRNVVAEIRKKKAVTGGVTFGLEVFVLVVMPGFDSGFAMGSEVGASSYPSGARS
- the LOC104229209 gene encoding protein LURP-one-related 17 isoform X3, whose amino-acid sequence is MLLFLKSISFRSVNPQNQESDQQDMNNNSCRELATTTSTSSSCISLTVWRKSLIFSCKGFTVIGSDGSLVYRVDNYSGRRGQITLMDGSGKPILTICRHKQKLRLVDNNWFIYEGEVGDDNYNSSSSKSSSSRKKPIFSVKKQMKILHSNVNVLAHVYYQGISKKRYSYIIEGSYANRSCKVLDAESRNVVAEIRKKKAVTGGVTFGLEVFVLVVMPGFDSGFAMGMVLLLDQMFS